From a single Nicotiana tomentosiformis chromosome 2, ASM39032v3, whole genome shotgun sequence genomic region:
- the LOC138906084 gene encoding uncharacterized protein, protein MYFADEEVLFAEEDITESYPGWRMYFDGGANSKGLGIGAVLISESGQHYTASAKIRFPCTNNMAEYEACILKIKMAVYMNIKELLVIRDSDLLIYQVQGEWSTNNIKILPYLHCVKELCKKFTKIEFKNRIQDVLATLSFMIQHPDKNNIDPIKVEIEDQHVYYFHIDEEPDASAYKAVTKKVVVDFVRNNIVYRFGIPESIITDNAANLNSDLMREICERFKIVHRNSIAYIPQMNGAVEAANKNIKRILRKIVDNHRQWHEKLSFALLEVEIQSLRVIQEAKLNDVEWIRVIQEQLMLIEEMRMDVVCHGQLYQNRMASAFNKRVKSRQFTPGQLVLGKSSPTRKKPKESILESNHWCEQSILYIANCLLNQSEYLVQNELLALPIGALKEYRNVELLLSSITNYNAMRDSKLISMSRIRAQFQNDQQNSNFSYLSSQATNSKLS, encoded by the exons ATGTACTTTGCCGATGAGGAGGTATTGTTCGCCGAAGAAGATATTACAGAGTCATACCCTGGATGGAGAATGTATTTCGATGGAGGAGCGAATTCCAAAGGACTAGGAATTGGGGCAGTCCTAATTTCGGAATCAGGACAGCACTATACAGCATCagcaaagataagattcccttgtaccaataatatggctgagTACGAAGCATGCATCCTTAAGATCAAGATGGCAGTCTACATGAACATCAAAGAGCTTTTGGTCATAAGGGATTCCGATCTATTGATATATCAAGTCCAAGGGGAGTGGTctacaaataatattaaaatcctTCCATACTTGCACTGTGTAAAAGAGTTATGCAAGAAGTTCACGAAGATTGAGTTCAAGAACAGGATCCAGGATGTTCTTGCAACCTTATCATTCATGATTCAGCATCCAGATAAGAATAATATCGACCCTATCAAGGTAGAGATCGAGGATCAACATGTGTATTACTTTCATATAGACGAAGAGCCAGACG CATCTGCCTACAAGGCCGTTACAAAGAAGGTAGTGGTGGATTTCGTCCGAAACAACATCGTCTATCGATTTGGGATACCTGAgtcaatcatcactgacaatgcagctaACCTCAACAGTGATCTCATGAGGGAAATCTGCGAGAGGTTTAAAATTGTCCACCGCAATTCCATAGCCTACataccacaaatgaatggagcagtcgaagcagccaacaagaatatcaagagaattttgcgaaagatagtggacaatcatagacaatggcacgagaagttatccttcgccttactgg AGGTTGAGATACAATCCTTAAGAGTCATCCAAGAAGCCAAGTTAAACGATGTAGAGTGGATACGGGTCATacaggagcaactcatgctcattgaaGAAATGAGAATGGACGTAGTATGCCATGGTCAGCTGTATCAGAATAggatggccagtgcatttaacaaaAGGGTGAAGTCTCGCCAGTTtacaccggggcaattggttctaGGAAAATCTTCCCCCACCaggaagaagccaaaggaaa GTATCTTGGAATCAAACCACTGGTGCGAACAAAGCATACTGTACATAGCAAACTGTCTGCTCAATCAATCAGAGTACCTTGTACAAAATGAGTTGCTGGCTTTACCAATTGGAGCCCT GAAAGAATATCGCAACGTGGAACTCCTTCTAAGCAGCATAACGAACTACAATGCTATGAGGGACAGTAAACTCATTAGTATGTCAAGGATCCGAGCTCAATTTCAAAATGACCAACAGAACTCTAATTTTTCATATCTTTCAAGTCAAGCCACAAATTCAAAGCTTTCATGA